CAATGGCTATGCGCAAGGTTTCCAGCGTTTCAGAGAGGGTGCCAATCTGATTCAACTTCACCAGCACACTATTCGCGGTTTGACTGTCAATACCCTGCTGCAATCGACGCCGATTAGTCACAAACAGATCATCACCAATCAACTGCACTCGGTGCCCCAGTCGTTCGGTCAGTTTCTTCCAGCCTTCCCAGTCATCTTCGGCCAAACCATCTTCAATACTGATAATCGGATAGGTATCCACCCAACGTTCCAGCATATCGATCACGTCATCGGCAGAAAGTGCTTCGTCCCCCGTTGCATTCAAGTGATAAGTGCCTGACTCTGCGTCATAAAAGTGCGTGCTGGCAACATCCAGCCCAATCGCCACATCTTCACCCGGAACTAAACCCGCCGATTCAATGGCGGCTACAACAAATTTCACCGCTTCGCTGTTACAACTCAGCTTAGGTCCATACCCACCCTCATCACCAATCAATGTTCCTTCATGGCCGGTTTTGTTCAAAATTTGACCGAGTCGACGATAAATGGTCACTATCCATTCAAAAGCCTGTCGATACGAAGTGGCACCGATCGGCAGAATCAGAAAGTCCTGAAAGTCCAGATTCCGTCCTGCATGCAATCCTCCCGAGATCATGTTAACCATCGGCAGTGGGAGCAACATCGATTGTGCCAGCGAAGAGGTCCGCTGGGGAGAATCGGAACCCGACTTCGCAGATGCATATTCGGACCAGATTTCAGCAAAACGTTCGACCGGAGATTGCTGTTGTGCCTCAGCTGCCGCGTATGCCGTTGCCAGCGATGCCCCTAGAATCGCGTTCGCCCCGAGTCGCGATTTATTCTCTGTTCCATCCAATTCACACAATTGGGAATCGATGGCCCGTTGGTCGCAGGCATCCTGGCCGATTAAGAGATCCGCAATCTCGCGTCGTACATTTTCAACTGCCTGAGTCACTCCCAGTCCGTCAAAACGTGCAGCGTCCTGATCGCGCAATTCCACCGCTTCAAATTTTCCGGTACTGGCACCACTGGGAACGATGGCTCTCCCCGGCCGGGAATTGGCACAACAAATCTCGACTTCTACCGTCGGATTGCCGCGGCTATCGTAAACTTCCCGTGCTTGAACATATTCGATTTGAGTCATGACAGATCACGCTCCAGACTTTCAATGTAACGAGTAAATGAATCCACAGTTGATTCTATTATCTAACATAACAGGAATCGAGTGAACCGTCACCTGAATGGATTTCAGGAATTCAGCATCTCCAGCAATCGCAAATTTGCTTTTTCAAGCGATGCAGGAGGATCGAGAATCAGTGAAAGTGCAAACGAGCGGACCTGATCCTGCATCAAAGACTCAGGCAGATAGTCAACTGTGCTTTTTCCGTCCACACGCGCCAGCATACAAGCCGCCAGGTGACGAATGGTTCGTCGCCCCAGTTCCTGCTCTTCCAGTTGATTTGACTGGGAATCGTCGTCCATCGGTAATGGTGACTGATTACAGGCGTACTCTTCCCAAAACGATTCTGCCAACCGAATACATTCTTCGCCTGCTTGTTGATAATGAATGGCCTTCAGCAAGAGATGGCTTAGAAAAAAGCCAAGGTCAAACGCAGGATCGCCATAATGGGCGGTCTCAAAATCAACGAGATGAATTCGTTCTTCGGTTATGAGAATATTCTTGGGGCTGAAGTCAGCTAATACCAGACAGATTTGATTCGAGGACATTTCCTCAATTAAATCATCGACCCAGTCTTTGATTTCGGGATGCGCTTTCACAATGAATCGATAAAAAGGATCAATCCTGAGCTGGTCAAAGATTTCCCAATCTCCCCATTGGGTGCGATAGTGATCGTTCAAAAAACTCTGGCGATGAATCGTGCTCAGGTAAGTCCCTAATTCCCGCGCAATGTTCTGATCGAATCTTCCATCTAATAGCTCTGCCTTCCAGACTTTATGATCGGCATCAATGGCTTCCATCGCAAACAGGTAGTTTTCACGATCTTCAAACAGAACTTGAGGCACCACTCCCCCTGGCAGGAGGTGCTGTAATTCCTGCATCACTTCCAGTTCACGCCAGATACGATCAAGGTGGCTGAACCACTCTGCCTGAGTCCGTAATTGCTTACGGGACTGCTTGATCACAAAATCAGCACCCACCCCACGATCTATACGAATGACTATATTGGAGACGCCCCATGCGAGTGCTTCTGCTGAGGCTGGTTCATCAGCCCCTAAATGCTCCTTGGCTCTCAAATACGCAATCACATTTTCTGCCGTGATCTCCTGGATCATATCACTTTCCCATAAGCTCAGAAGCGTTAATACTTGTTAACACCTACCGTTATCGCAGTGAATGTCTTCCCGTCAATTTACCGAAATCGATATAATTCCAGCAAAATTATTACGTCCTGTCGCATGTTCTGCTACTGATATTTGCCACATAATCGTCACAATCTGATGCCTCACCTGACTTACCTGACCGGTTCCACATAAATAGCCGTCAAGCTGACTTGTGAAAAAGTTGGTTTCAAGACAACTTTTTGTTGCCAGTACCATTTAATATGCTGTAAGATGGTAATAATGAGATAGTTGTAATAACTGGCTATTTCAGGTTTATCAACTGAATTCTTTTCTTACACCACGCCTGCGTGGTAGTCTCTTAGTGAACCACAGGAACAATTTCTATGTTGTCCACAAAACCTGCTTCCCGATTATTGATGTTTCTTTCTGTTTGCTGTCTGGCACTCTGCCTGAGTACCAGCCTTGAAGCAGCAAAGAAATCAATCAAGCCACAGAAATATGATCCTTCTGCTGAAAAGGTCGATGATCTTTTCTCCGCGATGGAATCAGGTTTAGTTGATGTCAAAATTATTGCCAAGAGTTCCAAGGGCGGTAATGTTTTGATCACAAACAACAATGCCAAACCTCTCAACGTCAAACTGCCTGAAACATTTCTTGCAGTTCAAGTCCTCAAACAAGGCGCCCTCGGTGGTGGCTTAGGTGGTGGACTTGGTGGTGGCGGTCTTGGCGGTGGGCTAGGTGGCCAAGGTGGTGGCGGCGGTCAGACAACTGGCGGCGGTGCCGGTGGTGGACTGGGTGGCGGCTTAGGTGGTGGTCTTGGTGGAGCCGGTGGTGCTGGCGGTGCCGGCGGTGGTTTCTTCTCCATTCCTCCTGAAAAAACCGTTTATGTCCCCTACACTTCAGTTTGCCTGGAACACGGAAAAGCAGAACCAGCTGCTCGGATGAATTACCGCATGGTCAAAACAGAAGAAATGGTCAAAGACCCTGCTCTTAAAGAACTGCTCCGATTCGTGGCAACGGGTCGTGTCAATCAACAGGCAGGGCAAGCTGCCGCATGGCATCTGGCTAACAAAATGAGTTGGCAACAACTGGCTTCGAAATCAGTCAAACACTTAGGTGGTGCTCCTGCCACACCGTATTTCAACCCGGCTGAACTGCAGTACGCCACGCAATTGGTAAGCATGGCACAGGAACGTGCTCGCAACCGACAAGAAACAGCCAGTACCAGTGAAGAAAAAACAAAAACCAGAACGGAAACAGCTCGTAGTTTTTCAGAGTAGTTGAACCTCGAATCAATCACGTTTCCACTTCATACAACAAAATCAGGTTCGCTTCGGCGAGCCTTTTTTTGTGCGCAGCACTACCACTTGGTCATCAACTGAGGTATTTTGGAAGGAAGTTAAAATAATCATTCCGTCATTACCATCGGAGTAAAAGACCATGATGCACAACCTCAAAAGACGATCCTACCTCACACTCTTCCTCATTTTTCCCCTGCTGTTTTCCACACCTACTCTTCACGCAGCAGACATTGAGCCGTTGCGCATCATCTGCTTTGGAGCTCATCCGGATGATGCAGAATATAAAAATGGAGGCACAGCCGCACTCTGGGCACAGCAAGGTCATAAAGTAAAACTGGTCTCGGTCACGAATGGTGATATTGGTCATTTTGAAATGGCCGGAGGAACACTGGCCCAGAGAAGAACGGAAGAAGTCAAAGCCGCCGGAAAAATTTTGGGCGTGGAATCAGAAGTCCTCGATATCCATGATGGGGAATTGTTGCCCACACTCGAAAACCGAAAAAAGATCGTGAAACTCATTCGCGAATGGAAAGCCGATCTGGTGATTTCACATCGTCCCTGGGATTATCATCCTGATCATCGCTATGTCGGCGTTCTCATTCAGGACGCCGCGTTTATGGTCACCGTTCCTTATTTTTGTCCTGATGTGCCGCGTTTGAAAAAGAATCCCGTCTTTATGTATTCGAGTGACGGATTCAAAAAACCATACCCTTTTCGGCCTGATGTTGTCGTCGCCGTTGATAATGTATTCGATCAAAAACTCAAAGCGGTCGCTCAACTGGTTTCACAATCATTGGAAGGGGGCGCGGGAGGGAATCCGGAACGCGCCGCGAAAGTACCACCGGCCAATCCACCAGAATTACGTGTAGAACACATTCGTCCTTCCTGGTCGCGCAGGCAGTCTTCTGAAGCCAATAAATTCCGCACGGAACTGATTGGCATTTATGGCGAAGAAGTCGGCAAAAAAATCAAATACGCCGAATCGTTTGAACTGTGCGAATATGGTTCTCGGCCCAATAAAAAAATGCTCCTTAAACTATTTCCGATTGAAGCATCTATTCCCAAATCAGATGAATAAACAAAACGCCGTTTAAATATTCATTTCACTCAGACCCATGAATTAACAAACCTTTAGGGATGATTCTGATTCATCTCTAAAGGTTTTTCACGTTATGGGCTAGTCAAATGCTGTCACGTTGTAAATAATTGACATTAGTAGTATTTACTCATTAGTATGTACTATACAGTGATCTAAAAGGGGACTTACCTGTTCTCCCCTGTTGCGATGGCGCAGCAGCGGCCTTCCAGAGACGCACCCGGATCATTGAATTGCCTGACAATCATGAGGGCAAGTGAATGAATCTCAATATTCTCCGTACGACCAGCTGCCTGTTCTTTTTCCTCAGTCTGATCATCCAACCTGCTTTTCTCTTTGCCAAAGATGCAGAAGTAAAGACTTCCTCGATTGATTTCGAGAAACAAATCAAACCTCTGTTTCAGGCAAAATGTTATTCCTGCCACGGTCGGGAAATGCAGGAAGGTGGTTTTCGGCTCGACCTGAAAAGTCGTGCGCTCGAAGGAGGCGACAGCGGCCTCGCTATCAAGCCTGGAAACAGTCAGAAAAGTGAACTCTATCATCGTTTAGCGGGAATCGGCGATGGAGATAAAATGCCACCGGAAGGGGAAGGAACGCCCCTCTCTAACGCCGAACTCACTCTCATCAAACGTTGGATTGAACAAGGCGCTACATGGCCGGAATCCGCAAGCTCCAAAGACAAACTCCCCGGCTCAAATCACTGGTCTTTCCAGCCAGTAAAAAAGATCACTCCGCCTCAGGTTCAAAACACTTCCTGGGGCAAGAACGGAATTGATGCATTTATTCTCCGAAAACTGGAACAGGAAAAAGTTGAACCTTCCGCGGAAGCTGATCGTAGTACTTTGGTCAGACGCGTCTACCTCGATTTAACCGGGCTGCCTCCCACCGTAGAAGAATGGGAACGCTGGACACAGGATACAAATCCCAACTGGTATGAAACACTGGTTAACCAGCTCTTGGCATCTCCCCATTATGGCGAGCGCTGGGGCCGGCATTGGCTGGATCTGGCACGTTATGCCGACAGTGATGGATTTGAAAAGGATAGCAAACGCCCACATGCCTGGCGCTGGAGAACCTGGGTCATCAATGCATTGAATGATGACATGCCTTTTGATCAGTTTTCAATGGAGCAACTGGCAGGAGATTTATTACCCAAACCGAAAACCAGTCAATTAGTGGCAACCGGTTTTCATCGTAATACATTAATCAACCGGGAAGGGGGAACCGATCCGGAAGAAGATCGCGTCAAACGAACCGTTGATCGTACCAATACTCTGGGTTCAGTCTGGCTGGGTATCACTGTCGAATGCGCACAATGCCATACTCACAAATATGATCCACTGACACAGCGTGAATACTATCGGCTGTATGCCTTTTTCAACTCGCTAACCGAACCCGATATTGGCGCGCCACTCCCCGATGAACAGGCCGCCTTCGAAAAAGCAAACCAGGTTTATCAAAAAGATCATCGTCCACTTGTCAAAGCCATTCGCGCATATGAACAAAATCAACTCGAAAGTGCTCTGAAGAACTGGGAAAAACAGAAAACCGAAACCAAACCAGTCTGGTCTGTTCTTCAGCCTGAATCGGTGCACGCCAAACAAAATACAACCCTGAAGATTTTGCCTGATCGATCCATTCTCGCAGATGGTGAAAATCCCGGCCGCGCGGAAATCTATTACATCACATTTAAAACGGACTTAAAAAACATCAACGGCATCCGCCTGGAAGCACTCACCGATCCCAGCCTTCCAAAAAATGGACCGGGCCGTAGTCCTTCAGGCGATTTCGAATTAACCATGCTCAAGGTCAAAGCAGCATCTCTGCAAAATCCACAATCAACCAAAGAGATCAAATTACAAAAAGCACAAGCGAGCTTTGAAATGGCCGGTTATAAAGTGGATCGTGTAATCAATAACAGCCCGCATGCCGGCTGGTCAATCAGTCCTGAACAGGGGAAAAAACAGATTGCCACGTTCGAAACCAAAGAAGCATTCGGATATGAAACAGGCACCCTGATTACGGTTTCGTTACAACAGTCTTCAACACGAAAGCTTTACCATAATCTGGGGAGATTCCGCCTGTCGCTGACCTCGGGCCCTAAGCCGTTACCTCTGAACGGAATGACGGATCTAATTGTCGAGACATTGAATACTCCCCAAGATCAGCGCACCAGCGAGCAACAACAGGAACTGTTAGACTATTATCGCACGATTGACCCACAGTTAAAGAAACTGAAACAGGCAGAACTGGCCCATCGAAAAAAAGCGCCTCGCAATCCCGCCAAAACCACAAAGGCCCAGGTCGTTGACCATTTGAAGGTACCCCGCAAAACTCGATTGCTGGTTCGTGGGGAATTTTTAAATCCTGCTGATGAAGTCAAACCAAACACGCCGGCTATTCTGCCACCACTCAAAACTGAAACTCCCAGTCGCGTTGATCTGGCTCACTGGCTCTTTGATCCAAACAACCCGCTCACGGCACGTGTTACTGTGAATCGAATCTGGAGCCGCTATTTTGGACGCGGTATTGTTTCCACGATTAATGATTTTGGTACGCAGGGAGAACCCCCGTCACATCCCGAGCTTTTGGACTGGTTAGCAGCACAATTTCGTGAAAACAACTGGAGCCTCAAACAGCTCCATAAGTTAATTGTAATGTCAGCCACCTATCGACAGTCCTCGCACGCGAGACCAGAACTTACAGAACGTGATCCTTACAATACCTGGTTGTCACACCAGAATCGGCTGCGGGTCGAAGCGGAAATCATCCGTGATCAGGCTCTGACCGTCAGTGGTCTGATCAAACATAAAATTGGAGGACGGAGTGTCAATCCACCCCAGCCGGAAGGAATCGCCAGTCTGGGATATGCTAACTCAGTTAAATGGCCCACCAGTAAAGGCGATGATCGGTACCGGCGCGGGATCTATACGTTCTTCCAACGAACAGTGCCCTACCCGATGCTCATGACATTCGACTCACCAGATTCAAATCTGAGTTGTACTCGCAGAGAAAGATCAAATACCCCACTACAGGCACTGACGATCTGGAATGACCCCGTTTTCTTTGAATGTTCACAGGTACTTGGAAAACGCATCGTCGAAGATACACAACCCAGGGATATCAACCTGACCTCCCGCATCAATCATGCGTTCCAGCTCTGCCTGGCCCGTCAACCGTCACAGGAAGAACGCGATATCATCAAGAAACTGTATCAGGAACAGACACAACTCCTCAAATCAGATCAGGCGGCAGTCAGTAAGTTAACCCAGTCACAAACGATTCCGACAGGCAGTACTCCACAAGAAGTTGCCACCTGGATCATCATTGGAAGGGTTCTCATGAATCTGGACGAATTTGTAACACGCGGTTAGCCCTCTCAACGACTCTCAAACAGACATTTTATAAATATTTGGATCAATGCAATGATGAATCCCAATCCTGAG
This window of the Gimesia fumaroli genome carries:
- the eno gene encoding phosphopyruvate hydratase, producing MTQIEYVQAREVYDSRGNPTVEVEICCANSRPGRAIVPSGASTGKFEAVELRDQDAARFDGLGVTQAVENVRREIADLLIGQDACDQRAIDSQLCELDGTENKSRLGANAILGASLATAYAAAEAQQQSPVERFAEIWSEYASAKSGSDSPQRTSSLAQSMLLPLPMVNMISGGLHAGRNLDFQDFLILPIGATSYRQAFEWIVTIYRRLGQILNKTGHEGTLIGDEGGYGPKLSCNSEAVKFVVAAIESAGLVPGEDVAIGLDVASTHFYDAESGTYHLNATGDEALSADDVIDMLERWVDTYPIISIEDGLAEDDWEGWKKLTERLGHRVQLIGDDLFVTNRRRLQQGIDSQTANSVLVKLNQIGTLSETLETLRIAIDHGYWPVVSARSGETEDTTIADLVVATGAGQLKVGSVGRSERLAKYNQLLRLEEQLMGRAGYHGGSIFSSLK
- a CDS encoding phosphotransferase family protein → MIQEITAENVIAYLRAKEHLGADEPASAEALAWGVSNIVIRIDRGVGADFVIKQSRKQLRTQAEWFSHLDRIWRELEVMQELQHLLPGGVVPQVLFEDRENYLFAMEAIDADHKVWKAELLDGRFDQNIARELGTYLSTIHRQSFLNDHYRTQWGDWEIFDQLRIDPFYRFIVKAHPEIKDWVDDLIEEMSSNQICLVLADFSPKNILITEERIHLVDFETAHYGDPAFDLGFFLSHLLLKAIHYQQAGEECIRLAESFWEEYACNQSPLPMDDDSQSNQLEEQELGRRTIRHLAACMLARVDGKSTVDYLPESLMQDQVRSFALSLILDPPASLEKANLRLLEMLNS
- a CDS encoding PIG-L deacetylase family protein: MMHNLKRRSYLTLFLIFPLLFSTPTLHAADIEPLRIICFGAHPDDAEYKNGGTAALWAQQGHKVKLVSVTNGDIGHFEMAGGTLAQRRTEEVKAAGKILGVESEVLDIHDGELLPTLENRKKIVKLIREWKADLVISHRPWDYHPDHRYVGVLIQDAAFMVTVPYFCPDVPRLKKNPVFMYSSDGFKKPYPFRPDVVVAVDNVFDQKLKAVAQLVSQSLEGGAGGNPERAAKVPPANPPELRVEHIRPSWSRRQSSEANKFRTELIGIYGEEVGKKIKYAESFELCEYGSRPNKKMLLKLFPIEASIPKSDE
- a CDS encoding PSD1 and planctomycete cytochrome C domain-containing protein, with product MNLNILRTTSCLFFFLSLIIQPAFLFAKDAEVKTSSIDFEKQIKPLFQAKCYSCHGREMQEGGFRLDLKSRALEGGDSGLAIKPGNSQKSELYHRLAGIGDGDKMPPEGEGTPLSNAELTLIKRWIEQGATWPESASSKDKLPGSNHWSFQPVKKITPPQVQNTSWGKNGIDAFILRKLEQEKVEPSAEADRSTLVRRVYLDLTGLPPTVEEWERWTQDTNPNWYETLVNQLLASPHYGERWGRHWLDLARYADSDGFEKDSKRPHAWRWRTWVINALNDDMPFDQFSMEQLAGDLLPKPKTSQLVATGFHRNTLINREGGTDPEEDRVKRTVDRTNTLGSVWLGITVECAQCHTHKYDPLTQREYYRLYAFFNSLTEPDIGAPLPDEQAAFEKANQVYQKDHRPLVKAIRAYEQNQLESALKNWEKQKTETKPVWSVLQPESVHAKQNTTLKILPDRSILADGENPGRAEIYYITFKTDLKNINGIRLEALTDPSLPKNGPGRSPSGDFELTMLKVKAASLQNPQSTKEIKLQKAQASFEMAGYKVDRVINNSPHAGWSISPEQGKKQIATFETKEAFGYETGTLITVSLQQSSTRKLYHNLGRFRLSLTSGPKPLPLNGMTDLIVETLNTPQDQRTSEQQQELLDYYRTIDPQLKKLKQAELAHRKKAPRNPAKTTKAQVVDHLKVPRKTRLLVRGEFLNPADEVKPNTPAILPPLKTETPSRVDLAHWLFDPNNPLTARVTVNRIWSRYFGRGIVSTINDFGTQGEPPSHPELLDWLAAQFRENNWSLKQLHKLIVMSATYRQSSHARPELTERDPYNTWLSHQNRLRVEAEIIRDQALTVSGLIKHKIGGRSVNPPQPEGIASLGYANSVKWPTSKGDDRYRRGIYTFFQRTVPYPMLMTFDSPDSNLSCTRRERSNTPLQALTIWNDPVFFECSQVLGKRIVEDTQPRDINLTSRINHAFQLCLARQPSQEERDIIKKLYQEQTQLLKSDQAAVSKLTQSQTIPTGSTPQEVATWIIIGRVLMNLDEFVTRG